One genomic region from Conexibacter woesei Iso977N encodes:
- a CDS encoding APC family permease, with the protein MSRSRFGAKVRLTPLVALIFFSVSGGAYGLEPLVSSSGPGMAFVLLLVTPVIYAIPVALFTAELSSAIPHEGGTYVWVKQGLGNFWGHQEGMLWWITSWVDMALYPVMFADYLAGLIPGVADGATPLIHIAGFDFDLHWLVGVGCVVIPFTLLNLRGAKAVGDNSTILTVIALAPFALLAAWGIPQLFSHGVDPIGPFTPEHTGAVGAFGAGLWIVMWNYCGFDSIAQVTEEVENPQRNVPRALFYAIALIVAAYVIPLLGALAAGGWQDWDDGSFVGVGKQLGGSWLGHAITIGGLASAAGLFSSLLLTNSRIPFVLAEDGYLPRRLVKRSKRFGTPIAAIVLCSVIYALFATSKFQTLVVIDVFLTNITLLLELAALIALRRKRPDLERPFKIPGGALGITIMSVPLVGVIVFAAVEQFRDEGWTAFWWTAGTLGLSLVSWPIARWAAGASRGSAPLPDPADA; encoded by the coding sequence ATGTCGCGGAGCCGCTTCGGCGCCAAGGTGCGCCTGACCCCGCTCGTCGCGCTGATCTTCTTCAGCGTGTCGGGCGGCGCCTACGGCCTGGAGCCGCTGGTCTCCTCCTCCGGCCCCGGCATGGCCTTCGTCCTGCTGCTCGTGACCCCCGTGATCTACGCGATCCCGGTCGCGCTGTTCACGGCAGAGCTCAGCTCAGCGATCCCCCACGAGGGCGGCACCTACGTCTGGGTCAAGCAGGGGCTCGGGAACTTCTGGGGCCACCAGGAGGGCATGTTGTGGTGGATCACCTCGTGGGTCGACATGGCCCTCTACCCCGTGATGTTCGCCGACTACCTGGCCGGCCTGATCCCCGGCGTCGCCGACGGCGCCACGCCCCTGATCCACATCGCCGGCTTCGACTTCGACCTGCACTGGCTCGTCGGCGTCGGCTGCGTCGTGATCCCGTTCACGCTCCTGAACCTCCGCGGCGCCAAGGCCGTCGGCGACAACAGCACCATCTTGACCGTCATCGCGCTGGCGCCGTTCGCCCTGCTCGCCGCGTGGGGCATCCCGCAGCTGTTCTCCCACGGCGTCGACCCGATCGGCCCGTTCACACCCGAGCACACCGGCGCCGTCGGCGCGTTCGGCGCGGGCCTGTGGATCGTCATGTGGAACTACTGCGGCTTCGACTCGATCGCCCAGGTGACCGAGGAGGTCGAGAACCCGCAGCGCAACGTCCCGCGCGCGTTGTTCTACGCCATCGCGCTGATCGTCGCCGCCTACGTGATCCCGCTGCTCGGCGCGCTCGCCGCCGGCGGCTGGCAGGACTGGGACGACGGCAGCTTCGTCGGCGTCGGCAAGCAGCTCGGCGGCTCCTGGCTGGGCCACGCGATCACGATCGGCGGCCTCGCCTCGGCCGCCGGCCTGTTCTCCAGCCTGCTGCTGACGAACTCCCGGATCCCGTTCGTCCTGGCCGAGGACGGCTACCTCCCGCGCCGGCTGGTCAAGCGGTCAAAGCGCTTCGGGACCCCGATCGCCGCGATCGTCCTGTGCAGCGTCATCTACGCGCTGTTCGCCACGAGCAAGTTCCAGACCTTGGTCGTGATCGACGTCTTCCTGACCAACATCACGTTGTTGCTCGAGCTCGCCGCGCTGATCGCCCTGCGCCGCAAGCGCCCGGACCTCGAGCGCCCGTTCAAGATCCCCGGCGGCGCGCTGGGCATCACCATCATGTCGGTCCCGCTCGTCGGCGTGATCGTCTTCGCCGCCGTCGAGCAGTTCCGCGACGAGGGCTGGACCGCCTTCTGGTGGACGGCCGGGACGCTCGGCCTCAGCCTCGTGAGTTGGCCTATCGCTCGGTGGGCGGCAGGAGCTTCCCGGGGTTCAGCACCCCTGCCGGATCCAGCCGACGCTTGA
- a CDS encoding PadR family transcriptional regulator, whose translation MTGASFAAPTGRCHHKGRHERGGIPELFAMMGRGRGFGPGPGGPGGFGGPGDFRGGGGPGGHRGPRGGRRARRGDIRSAILLLLAEEPRNGYGLMQEIEERSGGVWRPSPGSVYPALSQLEDEGLVRATETDGRKSFTLTDEGTAHVDTNRERMGTPWETVGEGAHDELHELRHAAQALAVAAMQVAQTGSKGQLGEAKAILEDARRSLYRLLAGDTQQDQQDPEQ comes from the coding sequence ATGACTGGTGCATCGTTCGCAGCGCCAACTGGGCGCTGCCATCACAAGGGCCGTCACGAGCGTGGCGGCATCCCCGAGCTCTTCGCGATGATGGGCCGTGGCCGTGGGTTCGGCCCGGGCCCCGGCGGTCCGGGCGGCTTCGGCGGTCCCGGTGACTTCCGCGGCGGCGGCGGGCCCGGTGGGCACCGCGGGCCGCGTGGCGGCCGGCGTGCGCGTCGCGGAGACATCCGCTCGGCGATCCTCCTGCTCCTGGCCGAGGAGCCGCGCAACGGCTACGGCCTGATGCAGGAGATCGAGGAGCGCAGCGGCGGCGTCTGGCGCCCGAGCCCCGGCTCGGTCTACCCCGCGCTGTCGCAGCTGGAGGACGAGGGCCTCGTCCGCGCGACCGAGACCGACGGGCGCAAGTCGTTCACGTTGACCGACGAGGGCACCGCCCACGTCGACACCAACCGTGAGCGAATGGGCACCCCGTGGGAGACGGTCGGCGAGGGCGCTCACGACGAGCTCCACGAGCTCCGCCACGCCGCCCAGGCGCTGGCGGTGGCCGCGATGCAGGTCGCTCAGACCGGCAGCAAGGGCCAGCTCGGCGAGGCCAAGGCGATCCTCGAGGACGCCCGTCGCAGCCTCTACCGGCTGCTCGCGGGCGACACCCAGCAGGACCAGCAGGACCCCGAGCAGTAA